ACTGAGGTTATTCTTTTTGTGCTGATTATGCCGCCTCTTTTTTCTATCACGACAAGCTCCTGACTCTCATCACCAACAGGAATAACCATAGTGCCGTTTTCACAGAGCTGGTCTATTAAAATATCTGGGACGTCTTTTGGCGCGGCTGTAACAATAATACCCTCATATGGAGCGTGTTCCTCCCACCCTTGATATCCATCACCGATTTTAAAACTGATGTTTTTGTAGCCAAGTTCTTCTAATACATCTCTTGCTTTAAGTGCAATGTCCTCATGTATTTCAATACTAAAGACATCACACCCGCTCTCAGCCAGTACTGCAGTCTGATAGCCAGAACCGGTTCCTATCTCTAGGATTTTTTTGC
The genomic region above belongs to Thermodesulfobacteriota bacterium and contains:
- a CDS encoding protein-L-isoaspartate(D-aspartate) O-methyltransferase, giving the protein MNPDLSKINTDDQYAQKRWEMVENQIISRGITNKRVIEAMLNVKRHLFVPPRYLDSAYGDNPVPIEKGQTVSQPYMVALMTDLIKPAQGKKILEIGTGSGYQTAVLAESGCDVFSIEIHEDIALKARDVLEELGYKNISFKIGDGYQGWEEHAPYEGIIVTAAPKDVPDILIDQLCENGTMVIPVGDESQELVVIEKRGGIISTKRITSVRFVPMTKA